From Methanobacterium congolense, one genomic window encodes:
- the tatC gene encoding twin-arginine translocase subunit TatC: MEEPLIAHFDELRSRLIRIAIVIIAISAVTFPFANQILIRIQNDLLPEGMRLIVIGPLEAIWAQIEVCMLVAFVIALPYIIYETMKFLKPALKGSENSFLIKTIPPALILFGIGAIFTYKIVLVVTLKFLIGYATSSGVIPLLSLGDIISFILLMILVFGLLFELPLVCCALASLDLIDSDTLTGNRKGAYVGILIIAGILTPDPTPFTQLIVTLPMIILFEISVLLIKYMHRDKKMEVTNDASVG, from the coding sequence ATGGAAGAACCACTGATTGCGCATTTCGACGAACTGAGAAGTAGATTAATAAGAATTGCTATTGTAATTATTGCAATATCTGCTGTTACGTTCCCATTTGCCAATCAAATTCTTATTAGAATTCAGAATGATTTACTACCTGAAGGAATGCGTTTAATTGTAATAGGTCCATTAGAAGCCATATGGGCACAAATAGAAGTATGTATGCTTGTTGCATTTGTAATTGCTCTCCCATATATCATCTATGAAACTATGAAATTCTTAAAACCCGCTCTTAAAGGTTCTGAGAATTCTTTTTTAATAAAAACAATACCTCCCGCATTGATACTTTTTGGAATTGGAGCTATATTTACTTACAAAATTGTGCTTGTAGTAACACTTAAATTCCTTATTGGTTATGCAACATCCTCAGGTGTTATACCTCTTTTAAGTTTAGGAGATATCATATCATTTATACTCCTAATGATTTTGGTATTTGGGCTACTCTTTGAATTACCCCTTGTTTGTTGTGCTCTTGCATCACTTGATCTAATTGATTCTGATACTCTTACAGGTAACAGGAAAGGAGCTTACGTCGGTATTTTGATTATTGCAGGAATTTTAACACCTGACCCCACACCATTTACTCAGCTTATTGTCACATTACCAATGATCATTCTCTTTGAAATAAGTGTTCTTTTGATTAAATACATGCACAGAGATAAGAAAATGGAGGTTACAAATGATGCATCCGTTGGTTAA
- the tatA gene encoding twin-arginine translocase TatA/TatE family subunit, protein MIGGLGMPELLIILFVILLLFGSKKLPELAKGMGKALGEFKRTQRESEFKIKEEPKDAEVIEKKEEIKTESKEETVQTTETTEKSETKA, encoded by the coding sequence ATGATTGGTGGACTTGGAATGCCAGAACTTTTAATAATCCTTTTTGTGATCCTGCTCCTTTTTGGTTCAAAGAAACTTCCAGAACTTGCAAAAGGAATGGGTAAAGCATTGGGAGAGTTTAAAAGAACTCAACGTGAGTCAGAGTTTAAAATAAAAGAAGAACCAAAAGACGCAGAGGTAATAGAGAAAAAAGAGGAAATAAAAACTGAATCTAAAGAAGAAACAGTACAAACAACTGAAACAACTGAAAAATCAGAAACAAAAGCATGA
- a CDS encoding LbetaH domain-containing protein: MATSLYGLSKTPNISTSPITSWNSQITSPQISATSFVDPSARVIGDVTIGSNVFIGPFASVRGDEGSPIYIGDSSNIQDGVIIHGLKDPRVTVGGKNYSVYVGKEVSMAHGSIIHGPVFIDDKSFIGFGAVIFKANIGKNCVILHNAVVTNNVNIADGKYVPAGAIIDDQAKADALTEVPETLKELPPDVVKVNKELTNTYKR, translated from the coding sequence TTGGCCACATCTTTATATGGGCTTTCTAAAACCCCAAACATTTCTACAAGCCCAATAACATCATGGAATTCACAAATTACGTCTCCACAAATCAGTGCCACTTCATTTGTGGATCCTTCAGCCAGAGTAATCGGAGACGTGACTATTGGAAGTAATGTTTTCATTGGTCCATTTGCATCAGTGCGTGGTGATGAGGGATCACCTATTTATATTGGTGATAGTTCAAACATCCAAGATGGTGTGATTATACATGGTCTTAAAGACCCCCGAGTAACTGTTGGAGGTAAAAACTATTCTGTCTACGTTGGAAAAGAAGTTTCAATGGCACATGGCAGTATAATTCACGGTCCTGTCTTTATTGACGACAAAAGTTTTATTGGCTTTGGTGCAGTGATATTCAAAGCAAATATAGGTAAAAATTGTGTGATACTACACAATGCAGTGGTGACAAATAACGTAAATATAGCCGATGGTAAATATGTACCAGCCGGTGCAATAATCGACGACCAAGCAAAAGCAGATGCACTAACAGAAGTTCCAGAAACTCTCAAAGAACTACCTCCAGACGTAGTAAAAGTCAATAAAGAACTGACAAACACATACAAACGCTAA
- a CDS encoding hydrogenase maturation protease, producing MICVVGFGNLLLGDDGVGIRIIQRLKMMNLPNYVDVIDAGACGAILFSLIEKYDKIIVVDAVRSNHEIERIILMKASEIMKANERYYFSGHDLNLLDIFSMIESIYSDNLLDKICIIGVKIQKIEESLELSEKIMKSMEKTVNLITTNFLNEGDEIWKNH from the coding sequence ATGATCTGTGTAGTTGGCTTTGGAAATTTATTGCTTGGAGATGATGGAGTAGGAATAAGAATAATCCAGAGACTTAAAATGATGAATCTTCCAAATTATGTGGATGTAATAGATGCTGGAGCCTGTGGGGCAATCCTATTCAGCCTAATTGAAAAATATGACAAAATAATTGTGGTGGACGCTGTTAGATCCAATCATGAAATTGAAAGAATCATTTTAATGAAGGCATCTGAAATAATGAAAGCAAATGAAAGATATTATTTTTCTGGACATGATTTAAATCTGTTAGATATATTTTCAATGATAGAATCTATCTATTCAGACAATCTATTGGATAAAATATGTATTATTGGCGTTAAAATCCAAAAAATTGAAGAATCATTAGAACTTTCAGAAAAAATTATGAAAAGTATGGAAAAAACTGTGAATTTGATTACAACTAACTTCCTAAATGAGGGTGATGAAATATGGAAGAACCACTGA
- a CDS encoding nickel-dependent hydrogenase large subunit — MAVEIKPVTRIEGDGKLELETYLDEAGKLKVKNLLTPNDGTINLPTDNAARYPKFCVTEFRGFEKFAVGEQPDTVTKLVPRICGVCPVPQNMASTCAVEAAYGTNIVNNAKAVRRFMLAVHTVNSHLLHFFVLAGKDILPQSIIDQELPNIISAHNKAQACVAVFGGKPVHPASCIPGGQTKVPNSTEIGQIRARMQEIQSYATSLLGALKGALLNLPNDFGIRPSNYLSSGVPFYSGVSGSFSYFGSSGGVVIRNPSNPTDFNSATIVPFNPANVKEEIITPYGSVINLPTNYSYTKRPYYTHNGVNYVCEVGPLARLAVAYKAGDSVVKSTVDSIASNWGVGANDILSPSTRNRHITRLIETVIMIDRILNGGWSNIAQVDSYSPPNEKAGTGMGIVEAPRGTLIHSIKVGSDLKTASYDCMVPTTANTGAMEEAVADDLVEIRPETIELLGREPTEDEKLLLGDASRSIRGFDPCCSCSSHMIEIKNPDGTKKRHL, encoded by the coding sequence ATGGCAGTTGAAATAAAACCCGTAACAAGAATTGAAGGCGATGGAAAACTTGAACTAGAAACCTACTTGGACGAAGCTGGAAAATTAAAAGTAAAAAATCTTCTAACACCAAATGACGGAACTATAAATTTACCAACAGATAATGCTGCAAGATATCCAAAATTCTGTGTCACAGAATTTAGAGGATTTGAAAAATTTGCAGTTGGAGAACAGCCAGACACTGTTACAAAGCTAGTTCCAAGAATATGCGGTGTTTGCCCAGTGCCTCAAAACATGGCGAGTACATGTGCAGTTGAGGCTGCTTATGGCACCAATATAGTTAACAATGCAAAAGCAGTGCGAAGATTCATGCTTGCAGTGCATACAGTAAACAGTCATCTACTGCACTTTTTTGTACTAGCTGGAAAGGACATTCTACCACAGAGTATAATAGATCAAGAACTTCCTAACATAATTAGTGCCCACAATAAAGCACAGGCTTGTGTAGCAGTATTTGGAGGAAAACCTGTTCATCCTGCATCATGTATTCCTGGAGGACAGACTAAAGTTCCAAACAGTACAGAAATTGGACAGATCAGAGCACGAATGCAAGAAATACAAAGTTATGCAACTTCCCTTTTAGGTGCATTAAAAGGTGCACTATTGAACCTACCAAACGACTTTGGTATAAGACCTAGTAACTACTTGAGTTCTGGTGTTCCTTTCTATAGTGGTGTTTCTGGATCATTTTCATACTTTGGATCATCAGGAGGAGTTGTAATCAGAAATCCTTCAAATCCAACTGACTTCAATTCAGCTACTATAGTTCCATTTAACCCAGCGAATGTGAAAGAAGAAATCATAACACCCTACGGAAGCGTTATAAATCTTCCAACAAACTACAGTTACACTAAAAGACCATATTACACCCACAACGGCGTAAACTATGTATGTGAAGTAGGACCTCTTGCAAGACTCGCAGTAGCATATAAGGCTGGTGACAGCGTTGTAAAATCAACTGTAGATAGCATTGCAAGTAATTGGGGTGTTGGTGCAAACGATATATTATCCCCATCAACCAGGAACAGACATATAACCCGGCTTATAGAAACCGTGATAATGATTGACAGAATTTTAAATGGCGGTTGGTCAAACATAGCCCAAGTAGATAGTTACTCACCTCCAAACGAGAAAGCCGGAACTGGTATGGGTATAGTTGAAGCACCTCGTGGAACATTGATACACAGCATAAAAGTAGGATCTGATTTAAAAACTGCATCATATGACTGTATGGTACCGACTACAGCAAACACTGGAGCTATGGAAGAAGCTGTTGCAGATGATCTCGTGGAGATAAGACCTGAAACAATAGAATTACTAGGGCGTGAACCAACAGAAGACGAAAAACTGCTTTTAGGAGATGCAAGCCGAAGCATAAGAGGATTTGATCCATGTTGTTCATGTTCCTCTCACATGATAGAAATTAAAAACCCAGATGGCACTAAAAAACGCCACCTTTGA